One Cervus canadensis isolate Bull #8, Minnesota chromosome 13, ASM1932006v1, whole genome shotgun sequence DNA segment encodes these proteins:
- the LOC122451721 gene encoding PRAME family member 12-like, whose protein sequence is MHLLREDALVGSALEFLPTELFPPLFMDAFHGRHIKTLKAMVQAWPFVRLPLGGLIELPHVGPLQAVLEALDVLLAQKAHSRRCKLWVLDLQNTGQSFWRMWSGASTHGFSSLGMAPVAEQSSRTHQPLAPLKVYIELCLKKRTLDNFLTYLLRWMEQRKASIHLCCKKLTIFAMPVENIMKVLNTVQLDCVQELQVNWIWHLSTLAKFAPLLGQMSNMQRLHLSRIHMSALEQQEEQVVQFTSQFLKLHHLQDLYLDSPSFLEGCLDQMLRCLRTPLDHLAITNCQLTESDLTYLSQCPNICQLKGLDLSGVTMTDFSPEILHILLEQVAATLQELNLEQCGITESQLESILPVLSCCSQLRTFSLCGNVLSMAIMEKLLSHTTGLINLSDEFYPAPQESYSPHGALHLGRMAQLRDKLIDIMRDLGRPRAIWLSSSPCPHWSNKTLYPEDPFLCHCYMSA, encoded by the exons ATGCACCTGCTCAGGGAAGATGCCTTGGTCGGTTCTGCTCTGGAGTTTCTGCCCACAGAGCTCTTCCCACCCCTCTTCATGGACGCCTTCCATGGGAGACACATCAAGACCCTGAAGGCTATGGTGCAAGCCTGGCCCTTTGTCCGCCTGCCTCTGGGGGGCCTCATTGAGCTGCCTCATGTGGGGCCCCTACAAGCAGTGCTGGAAGCACTTGATGTCCTACTTGCCCAGAAGGCTCATTCCAG GAGGTGCAAACTGTGGGTGCTAGATTTGCAGAATACTGGCCAGAGCTTCTGGAGGATGTGGTCTGGAGCCAGCACCCATGGGTTCTCAAGCTTAGGAATGGCACCAGTGGCTGAGCAGAGCTCAAGGACCCACCAGCCCTTGGCTCCCCTGAAGGTATACATAGAGCTTTGCCTGAAAAAGAGGACATTGGATAACTTCCTCACCTACCTCCTCAGGTGGATGGAGCAGAGAAAAGCTTCCATACACCTCTGCTGTAAGAAGCTGACCATCTTTGCAATGCCGGTGGAAAATATCATGAAGGTCCTGAATACGGTGCAGTTGGACTGCGTCCAGGAGTTGCAAGTGAATTGGATTTGGCATCTGTCCACCCTGGCCAAGTTTGCTCCTCTCCTGGGTCAGATGAGCAACATGCAGAGACTCCATCTTTCCCGCATTCACATGTCTGCTCTTGAGCAGCAGGAAGAGCAAGTTGTCCAATTTACCTCTCAGTTTCTCAAGCTGCACCATCTCCAGGATCTCTATCTAGACTCTCCCTCCTTTCTTGAAGGCTGCCTGGACCAGATGCTCCG atGCCTGAGGACCCCCTTGGACCACCTGGCAATAACTAACTGCCAGCTTACAGAATCAGACCTGACCTATCTGTCCCAGTGCCCGAACATCTGTCAGCTCAAAGGCCTAGATCTGAGTGGGGTCACCATGACTGACTTTAGTCCTGAGATCCTCCACATTCTTCTGGAGCAAGTTGCAGCCACCCTCCAGGAACTGAACTTAGAGCAGTGTGGGATCACAGAGTCCCAACTTGAGTCCATCCTGCCTGTTCTGAGCTGCTGTTCCCAGCTCAGGACCTTCAGTCTGTGTGGGAATGTCCTCTCTATGGCCATCATGGAGAAGCTGCTGAGTCACACCACTGGGCTGATCAACTTGAGTGATGAGTTTTACCCTGCCCCTCAGGAGAGTTACAGCCCTCATGGAGCCCTCCACCTGGGCCGAATGGCCCAGCTTCGGGATAAACTCATTGACATTATGCGGGATTTAGGACGTCCAAGGGCCATCTGGCTTAGCTCCAGCCCATGTCCTCACTGGAGCAATAAGACATTATATCCTGAGGATCCCTTTCTGTGCCACTGTTACATGTCTGCCTAG